A stretch of the Zonotrichia albicollis isolate bZonAlb1 chromosome 29, bZonAlb1.hap1, whole genome shotgun sequence genome encodes the following:
- the ANGPTL4 gene encoding angiopoietin-related protein 4, with protein MQLGGAALLLLCAAGLAAAPAPAPGAGPERRAAAAGAGRERRAQFASWDEVNVLAHGLLQLGHGLKEHVERTKGQLRELGGRLSAHNSSLGRLLRQAREAQERGERLRGSVRELEGRGRQLLNLSEALRQRLEEVAADKDAIQGRLERLEGRVRLALQARPAGNQSARDLGALQSLMDAQNLRIEELLQKIKQQQYKLDKQNLQIKSLQSKVNLLIPLHHNKTQPPKWKINLKKSLNLTNQSQNGSGEPVQTQKLPEGCHQLFLAGQRSSGVFQVQPTGSQPFKVYCDMTAEGGWTVIQRRLDGSVDFDQLWDAYKNGFGDLRGDFWLGLEKIHHLVQEGKYNLLIELEDWEGNSQVVQFVFSLGGESTAYTLNLLGPLSGELENAIGEFRQLPFSTRDRDHDLKADTNCAKHLSGGWWFSTCGHANLNGKYFRSIPRQRHERKQGIFWKTWKGRYYPLKSTIMKIQPAALETEP; from the exons ATGCAGCTCGGCGGcgcggcgctgctgctgctgtgcgcGGCGGGGCTGGCCGCGGCCCCCGCGCCCGCACCGGGAGCCGGGCCCgagcggcgggcggcggcggcgggggccggCCGGGAGCGGCGGGCGCAGTTCGCCTCCTGGGACGAGGTGAACGTGCTGGCCCacgggctgctgcagctggggcacGGCCTGAAGGAGCACGTGGAGCGCACCAAGGGCCAGCTGCGGGAGCTGGGCGGGCGGCTGAGCGCCCACAACAGCTCCCTGGGGCGGCTGCTGCGGCAGGCGCGGGAGGCGCAGGAGCGCGGCGAGCGGCTGCGGGGCAGCGTGCGGGAGCTGGAGGGCCGCGGCCGGCAGCTGCTCAACCTCTCCGAGGCGCTGCGGCAGCGGCTGGAGGAGGTGGCGGCTGACAAGGACGCGATCCAGGGCCGGCTGGAGCGGCTGGAGGGCCGGGTCCGGCTGGCGCTGCAGGCGCGGCCGGCCGGGAACCAGAGCGCTCGGGACCTGGGGGCGCTGCAG TCCCTGATGGATGCTCAGAACCTGCGGATCGAGGAGCTTCTGCAGAAAATCAAGCAGCAGCAGTACAAGCTGGACAAGCAGAACCTGCAGATTAAAAGCCTGCAGAGCAAG GTCAATCTGCTAATTCCCCTACACCACAACAAAACACAGCCTCCAAAGTGGAAGATAAACCTGAAGAAAAGCCTCAACCTCACCAACCAGAGTCAGAATGGCAGTGGGGAGCCCGTGCAGACACAGA agctcccagaGGGTTGCCACCAGCTCTTCCTGGCTGGGCAGCGAAGCAGTGGCGTTTTCCAGGTACAGCCCACAGGCTCTCAGCCCTTCAAAGTCTACTGTGACATGACTGCAG AGGGTGGCTGGACAGTGATCCAGAGGCGCCTGGATGGCTCTGTGGACTTTGACCAGCTGTGGGATGCCTACAAGAATGGCTTTGGAGACCTTCGTG GTGACTTCTGGCTGGGCCTGGAGAAGATACATCACCTTGTCCAAGAGGGAAAGTACAATCTCCTTATTGAGCTGGAAGACTGGGAGGGGAATTCCCAGGTGGTTCAATTTGTCTTCAGTCTGGGTGGTGAGAGCACAGCCTACACACTCAACCTGCTGGGGCCTCTGTCTGGAGAGCTGGAAAACGCCATTGGGGAATTCAGGCAGCTGCCCTTCTCCACTCGGGACCGTGACCATGACCTTAAAGCTGACACAAACTGTGCCAAACACCTCTCAG GTGGCTGGTGGTTCAGCACCTGTGGCCATGCCAACCTCAATGGGAAGTATTTCCGCTCCATCCCACGGCAGAGGCACGAGCGCAAGCAGGGCATCTTCTGGAAGACATGGAAGGGCAGGTACTACCCCCTGAAGTCAACCATCATGAAAATCCAACCTGCAGCACTGGAAACAGAGCCCTAA